A single window of Rhodococcus jostii RHA1 DNA harbors:
- a CDS encoding class I adenylate-forming enzyme family protein: protein MNSAAPVLHYPDLTLAAFPSAMADLYGDKAAVVDGDTVCTYRELDQRSGAFAAALRDSGVAERDVVLLHLGNCIEFVVAYYGALRAGATVTLVNPLQPGPGLRSQIVDTAAVAAVTQPAQLDTLTEAASGTTVRTIVVAGLPAGVGRGQFGFEEFVRGYATAPFTPKVSGDDVAHLAYTGGTTGLSKGVRVLHRNVLANVTQMIAWRAGHEVRATADGGIELRPVESLGDRGVVPGAGATVVVSPLFHAHALINMSFLLLSGATQVFAGRFEPGRMLELIETHRATYITGSPAMWHAVATHPDAVVRDTDSVRVVSSGAAPIDHVTLEALGRAFPSASVVEGYGLTEGTCLVASAPLTGSVAYKLGSVGLPVFDTEVQIRAQDDSGAVLEAGTRGKLWVRGPQVTDGYLNHPEITAQQYVDGWLDTGDIAYLDEDGYLFICDRTKDMLIYKGYNVYPRELEEILVSHPDVSSAAVVGREAGSVGQEPVAFVVPMPDVTIDPDAVSAFVAERVLPYKKVRDVVVVEQLPTSAAGKILKTKLREQLAAATT from the coding sequence GTGAATTCTGCTGCACCGGTACTGCATTACCCCGACCTGACGTTGGCGGCGTTTCCGTCCGCCATGGCGGACCTGTACGGAGACAAGGCCGCAGTGGTCGACGGCGACACGGTGTGCACCTACCGCGAGCTCGACCAGCGGTCGGGCGCGTTCGCCGCCGCCCTGCGGGACTCGGGGGTGGCCGAACGCGACGTGGTGCTCCTGCACCTCGGCAACTGCATCGAATTCGTCGTGGCCTACTACGGCGCACTGCGGGCCGGCGCGACCGTCACCCTGGTCAACCCGCTGCAACCCGGCCCCGGCCTGCGCTCGCAGATCGTCGACACGGCGGCGGTCGCCGCCGTCACCCAGCCCGCACAACTGGACACCCTCACCGAGGCGGCGAGCGGCACCACCGTCCGCACCATCGTGGTGGCAGGCCTCCCCGCGGGCGTAGGTCGCGGTCAATTCGGGTTCGAGGAGTTCGTCCGCGGGTACGCCACCGCACCGTTCACCCCGAAGGTGTCCGGGGACGACGTCGCCCACCTCGCCTACACGGGCGGCACCACCGGATTGTCCAAAGGTGTGCGGGTGCTGCACCGCAACGTCCTCGCCAACGTGACCCAGATGATCGCCTGGCGTGCGGGTCACGAGGTGCGCGCCACCGCCGACGGCGGAATCGAACTGCGACCCGTCGAAAGTCTCGGGGACCGCGGTGTGGTGCCCGGCGCAGGCGCGACCGTCGTCGTGTCGCCGCTGTTCCACGCCCACGCGCTGATCAACATGTCGTTCCTCCTTCTGTCCGGGGCGACGCAGGTGTTCGCCGGACGATTCGAGCCGGGCCGCATGCTGGAGTTGATCGAGACGCACCGCGCCACGTACATCACCGGCAGTCCGGCGATGTGGCATGCGGTCGCCACCCACCCCGACGCCGTCGTTCGAGACACCGACTCGGTGCGGGTCGTGTCGTCGGGTGCGGCGCCGATCGATCACGTGACGCTCGAGGCGCTGGGCCGGGCGTTCCCGTCGGCGAGCGTGGTCGAGGGGTACGGGCTGACCGAGGGCACCTGCCTCGTCGCCTCCGCGCCGTTGACCGGCTCCGTCGCGTACAAGCTCGGCAGCGTGGGGTTGCCGGTGTTCGACACCGAGGTGCAGATCCGTGCCCAGGACGACTCCGGCGCCGTGCTGGAAGCCGGCACCCGCGGCAAGTTGTGGGTCCGCGGCCCGCAGGTCACGGACGGCTACCTGAACCATCCGGAAATCACGGCGCAGCAGTACGTCGACGGCTGGCTCGACACCGGCGACATCGCCTACCTGGACGAGGACGGGTACCTGTTCATCTGCGACCGCACCAAGGACATGCTGATCTACAAGGGCTACAACGTGTATCCGCGTGAGCTCGAGGAGATTCTGGTCTCGCATCCGGACGTGTCCTCGGCTGCCGTCGTCGGCAGGGAGGCCGGCAGCGTCGGTCAGGAACCGGTGGCGTTCGTGGTGCCGATGCCGGACGTGACGATCGATCCCGATGCGGTGTCCGCGTTCGTCGCCGAGCGGGTGCTGCCGTACAAGAAGGTACGCGACGTCGTGGTGGTCGAGCAGCTGCCGACGTCGGCGGCCGGGAAGATCCTCAAGACGAAGCTGCGCGAGCAACTCGCCGCCGCGACGACCTGA
- a CDS encoding SDR family NAD(P)-dependent oxidoreductase: MELEGISTAVTGGASGLGLATARRLVDAGAQVTLIDLPNSNGEAAAKELGSAAQFAPADVTDSEQFAAALDVADDRGGLRGIVHCAGAGRRMRILDSDGKAGSVEDFEFVIRLNLVGSFNALRLGAERIARQEEIDGERGAVVLTASVAAFEGQIGQINYTASKAGIVGMTVTAARDLASRNIRVCTIAPGIMDTPLLARLRDDVRASLEKSVPGPSRLGKPSEFGQLACQILENGYLNGETIRLDGAIRMAPR; the protein is encoded by the coding sequence ATGGAACTCGAGGGAATCTCGACCGCGGTCACCGGCGGTGCGTCCGGTCTCGGACTCGCGACGGCACGCCGCCTCGTCGACGCAGGCGCTCAGGTCACGCTCATCGACCTCCCGAACTCCAACGGTGAGGCGGCAGCGAAGGAATTGGGCAGCGCAGCGCAGTTCGCCCCCGCCGACGTCACCGATTCCGAGCAGTTCGCGGCCGCACTCGACGTCGCCGACGACCGCGGTGGCCTGCGCGGCATCGTGCACTGCGCCGGGGCCGGCCGGCGGATGCGCATCCTCGACTCCGACGGCAAGGCAGGCTCCGTCGAGGACTTCGAGTTCGTGATCCGGCTCAACCTCGTCGGCTCGTTCAACGCCCTGCGCCTCGGGGCGGAACGGATCGCGCGGCAGGAGGAGATCGACGGCGAGCGCGGCGCGGTCGTGCTGACGGCGTCCGTCGCCGCCTTCGAAGGTCAGATCGGGCAGATCAACTACACCGCATCGAAGGCCGGCATCGTGGGCATGACGGTCACCGCGGCCCGTGACCTCGCCAGCCGCAACATCCGGGTGTGCACCATCGCCCCGGGAATCATGGACACCCCGCTCCTCGCCCGGCTGCGCGACGACGTGCGTGCGTCGCTGGAGAAGTCCGTGCCGGGCCCGTCGCGTCTGGGCAAGCCCAGCGAGTTCGGGCAGCTCGCCTGCCAGATCCTCGAGAACGGCTACCTCAACGGTGAGACCATCCGCCTGGACGGTGCCATCCGCATGGCACCTCGCTGA
- a CDS encoding thiolase family protein — translation MRDAVIVDAVRTPIGRRGGSLSGIHPANLSAHVLEALAARTSLSPEEIGDVVWGCVSQVGEQAGNVARTAVLAAGWPETVPGTTLTRACGSSQQAVSFAAAAVIAGHEDVVVAGGVESMSRVPMGSASKNGEHFPAAVLDRYGVDGFSQGTGAEMMAAKWGLSRQVLDEYALRSHELAAHAADRGAFDGQLAPLSDVLAGDEGIRRGGTLDSLGRLKTVFKEDGVIHAGNSSQISDGAGALLVTTSEKAAQLGLTPMARIHTCAVAGDDPVIMLTGPIAATEKALTRSGLKIDDIGAFEVNEAFAPVPLAWQAETGAATDRLNPLGGAIAVGHPLGGSGAILMTRLVHHMRDNGIRYGLQTMCEAGGLANATILELL, via the coding sequence ATGCGCGATGCAGTGATCGTCGACGCCGTCCGCACGCCCATCGGGCGGCGTGGCGGTTCCCTGTCCGGAATCCACCCCGCCAATCTGTCGGCGCACGTCCTCGAGGCCCTCGCGGCGCGTACCAGTCTCTCCCCGGAGGAGATCGGCGACGTCGTGTGGGGCTGCGTCAGCCAGGTGGGGGAGCAGGCAGGCAACGTCGCCCGCACCGCCGTCCTCGCCGCCGGCTGGCCGGAGACGGTTCCTGGCACCACACTCACCCGGGCGTGCGGATCGAGCCAGCAGGCCGTGAGCTTCGCCGCCGCCGCCGTGATCGCCGGCCACGAGGACGTCGTCGTCGCCGGTGGTGTGGAGTCCATGAGCCGGGTTCCCATGGGCAGCGCCAGCAAGAATGGCGAGCACTTCCCGGCGGCCGTCCTCGACCGGTACGGCGTCGACGGGTTCAGCCAGGGCACCGGCGCCGAGATGATGGCCGCGAAGTGGGGGCTCTCCCGTCAGGTGCTCGACGAGTACGCGCTGCGATCCCACGAACTCGCGGCGCACGCCGCGGACCGGGGAGCATTCGATGGGCAACTCGCACCGCTCTCCGACGTCCTCGCCGGGGACGAGGGGATCCGCCGCGGCGGCACACTCGACTCTCTCGGCAGGCTGAAGACCGTGTTCAAGGAGGACGGCGTGATCCACGCGGGCAACTCCTCGCAGATCTCCGACGGCGCCGGCGCACTGCTCGTCACGACGAGCGAGAAGGCCGCGCAACTCGGTCTGACCCCGATGGCCCGCATCCACACCTGCGCCGTCGCCGGCGACGACCCGGTGATCATGCTGACCGGACCCATCGCCGCGACGGAGAAGGCACTGACCCGGTCCGGACTGAAGATCGACGACATCGGCGCGTTCGAGGTGAACGAGGCCTTCGCCCCCGTCCCGCTGGCGTGGCAGGCGGAGACCGGCGCCGCAACGGACCGGCTGAACCCGCTCGGCGGCGCCATCGCCGTCGGTCACCCGCTCGGCGGTTCCGGCGCGATCCTCATGACCCGACTCGTCCACCACATGCGGGACAACGGCATCCGGTACGGACTGCAGACCATGTGTGAGGCGGGCGGCCTCGCCAACGCCACCATTCTCGAACTTCTCTGA
- a CDS encoding MFS transporter, translating into MTRSTAILDRTVAIGSESRSRAWGLTGLLVLLYVVNYADKAVLGIIAQPLAHELGLSASQIGLVGSLFFLTFTVGGFFAGALNRWMSLRWALLLLAIAWSVAILPLVVVASFAVLLVSRLLLGLAEGPSSALLHTAAYSWHAPAKRGLPSALLAGAASIAKIAVAPALAFVTVTFGWRYALVALAVIGVLWCVVWLTVWSEGPYIRSGKGADSAAPGDAGEPAVPWGRIFRTRTFISGAFLVMSVYALVAVVLTWLPSYFEVGLGYSRLQAGSMFAFPSIAGLILMLLSSVIGDRLLARGSTSRVVRVIVPAVGVLICGAILLALPSITAPAVAVLVVSVGYGFAASVFPLLNAAISEICPPRQTAGTLGVFLAVMAIGGLVAPYATGLIVDAAASPAAGYATAFQALGLVAAVCAVGALVFANPERDKKLVRGDAADIGTN; encoded by the coding sequence GTGACCCGCTCCACTGCCATCCTCGACCGGACCGTCGCCATCGGTTCCGAGTCCCGCAGCCGCGCTTGGGGCCTGACCGGGCTCCTCGTGCTGCTCTACGTCGTCAACTACGCGGACAAGGCCGTCCTCGGCATCATCGCCCAACCCCTCGCCCACGAGCTGGGACTGAGCGCCTCGCAGATCGGGCTGGTGGGCAGCCTCTTCTTCCTGACCTTCACCGTCGGCGGGTTCTTCGCCGGCGCGCTGAACCGCTGGATGTCGCTGCGGTGGGCGCTGCTGCTGCTCGCGATCGCCTGGTCCGTCGCGATACTCCCGCTCGTGGTCGTCGCGTCTTTCGCGGTGTTGCTGGTCAGCCGCCTGCTGCTCGGGCTCGCCGAGGGGCCGAGTTCCGCGCTGCTCCACACGGCGGCGTACTCGTGGCACGCACCCGCCAAGCGCGGACTGCCGAGCGCTCTGCTCGCCGGTGCCGCGTCCATCGCCAAGATCGCCGTCGCGCCTGCTCTCGCATTCGTGACCGTCACGTTCGGATGGCGCTACGCGCTGGTCGCGCTGGCGGTCATCGGCGTCCTGTGGTGCGTCGTGTGGCTGACCGTCTGGAGCGAGGGCCCGTACATTCGCAGCGGCAAGGGCGCCGATTCCGCGGCCCCCGGTGACGCGGGCGAACCGGCGGTGCCGTGGGGTCGCATCTTCCGGACCCGGACGTTCATCAGCGGCGCGTTTCTCGTCATGAGCGTGTATGCACTGGTTGCCGTGGTTCTGACGTGGCTGCCCTCGTACTTCGAGGTGGGCCTCGGATACAGCCGCCTCCAGGCCGGCTCCATGTTCGCGTTCCCGAGCATCGCCGGGCTGATCCTGATGCTGCTCTCGTCCGTGATCGGCGACCGTCTGCTCGCACGCGGCTCGACGTCCCGCGTCGTCCGCGTCATCGTCCCCGCCGTCGGGGTGCTGATCTGCGGCGCGATTCTGCTGGCGCTGCCGTCCATCACCGCACCCGCCGTCGCCGTCCTCGTCGTCTCCGTCGGCTACGGCTTCGCCGCATCGGTGTTCCCGCTGCTCAACGCGGCGATCTCGGAGATCTGCCCGCCCCGTCAGACCGCGGGCACCCTGGGCGTCTTTCTCGCCGTCATGGCGATCGGTGGCCTCGTCGCCCCCTACGCGACAGGTCTGATCGTCGACGCGGCGGCCTCGCCCGCCGCGGGCTATGCCACCGCGTTCCAGGCGCTCGGACTCGTCGCCGCCGTGTGCGCCGTCGGCGCGCTGGTCTTCGCGAACCCCGAGCGCGACAAGAAGCTGGTCCGGGGCGACGCTGCGGACATAGGCACGAACTAA
- a CDS encoding acyl-CoA dehydrogenase family protein, whose protein sequence is MQRTVFNEDHDAFRKTIRDFIAKEVAPVHHEWEGEGHPPRDFYRRLGELGVLGIQVPEEFGGGGEKSFKFAAVVGEETAAAGVTFGSYSVHTNLILPYLLEYANDEQKQRWLPGFASGDIMFAIAMTEPGTGSDLANIATSAKLSDDGSHYVLNGAKTFITGGALADRILVVCRTAPSTPEDRRAGLTILVVDTTSEGFAVGRKIEKIGLKASDTAELSFTDVTVPVADRLGDEGAGFSYLTHNLAQERLSIALGGSATAAAALQHAIAYVKERKVFGKPVAAFQNTKFVLAECATEVEAIQLMADRALELHDAGELTVPDAAKAKLFCTEAAGRVIDKCLQLHGGYGYILEYPIARLYADTRVSRIYGGTSEVMKTIIAKDLGL, encoded by the coding sequence GTGCAGCGTACGGTGTTCAACGAAGATCACGACGCGTTCCGGAAGACGATCCGCGACTTCATCGCCAAGGAAGTCGCCCCCGTCCACCACGAGTGGGAGGGCGAAGGGCATCCCCCGCGCGACTTCTACCGTCGTCTCGGGGAGCTCGGCGTACTCGGCATCCAGGTGCCAGAGGAGTTCGGCGGCGGCGGTGAGAAGAGTTTCAAGTTCGCGGCGGTGGTCGGCGAGGAGACGGCGGCCGCCGGAGTCACGTTCGGCAGCTACTCCGTGCACACCAACCTGATCCTGCCGTACCTGCTCGAATACGCGAACGACGAGCAGAAGCAGCGGTGGCTCCCCGGATTCGCGTCGGGTGACATCATGTTCGCCATCGCGATGACCGAGCCGGGCACCGGTTCGGACCTCGCCAACATCGCGACGTCGGCCAAGCTGTCCGACGACGGGTCGCACTACGTCCTGAACGGCGCGAAGACGTTCATCACCGGGGGCGCGCTCGCCGACCGGATCCTCGTGGTGTGCCGCACCGCGCCCAGCACCCCCGAGGACCGCCGGGCCGGTCTGACCATCCTCGTCGTCGACACCACCTCCGAGGGTTTCGCGGTGGGTCGCAAGATCGAGAAGATCGGCCTGAAGGCCTCGGACACCGCCGAACTGTCCTTCACCGACGTCACGGTGCCCGTGGCGGACCGCCTCGGCGACGAAGGTGCCGGTTTCAGCTACCTCACCCACAACCTCGCCCAGGAACGCCTCTCCATCGCGCTCGGCGGGTCGGCGACCGCGGCCGCGGCGCTGCAGCACGCGATCGCATACGTCAAGGAGCGCAAGGTGTTCGGCAAACCCGTCGCGGCATTCCAGAACACCAAGTTCGTGCTCGCCGAGTGCGCCACCGAGGTCGAGGCGATCCAGCTGATGGCCGACCGCGCGCTCGAACTGCACGACGCCGGCGAACTCACGGTCCCGGATGCCGCGAAGGCGAAGTTGTTCTGCACCGAGGCCGCGGGCCGGGTCATCGACAAGTGCCTGCAATTGCACGGCGGATACGGCTACATCCTCGAGTACCCCATCGCGCGGTTGTACGCGGACACCCGTGTCTCCCGCATCTACGGCGGCACGAGCGAGGTCATGAAGACGATCATCGCGAAGGATCTCGGCCTCTGA
- a CDS encoding trans-aconitate 2-methyltransferase — protein sequence MWDPNKYLAFADHRGRPFYELLSRVDARSPRRVVDLGCGPGNLTVSLAERWPDAVLEASDSSPEMVEAARERGLDAGRQDVRDWTPKPDTDVVVSNAALQWVPEHRELLRRWPTQLPSGAWIAVQVPGNFDAPSHTIVRDLASRERWSRSLPDVPFRASTVVDDPADYAGLLADAGCAVDAWETTYVQRLTGENPVLEWITGTALRPVKDALSAPEWDLFREELAPLLDEAYPRRPDGSTFFPFRRIFVVAQVQ from the coding sequence ATGTGGGATCCGAACAAGTACCTCGCCTTCGCGGACCATCGCGGGCGCCCGTTCTACGAGTTGCTGTCGCGAGTCGACGCGCGGTCACCGCGCCGCGTCGTCGACCTCGGTTGCGGCCCGGGAAACCTGACCGTCAGCCTGGCCGAACGATGGCCGGACGCCGTCCTCGAGGCCTCCGACAGCTCACCCGAGATGGTCGAGGCCGCGCGTGAACGCGGCCTCGACGCCGGCAGGCAGGACGTGCGCGACTGGACGCCGAAGCCCGACACGGACGTCGTCGTCTCCAACGCCGCTCTGCAGTGGGTGCCCGAGCACCGGGAGTTGTTGCGTCGCTGGCCGACCCAACTGCCGTCGGGGGCGTGGATCGCGGTGCAGGTTCCCGGCAACTTCGACGCGCCGTCGCACACGATCGTCCGTGACCTCGCCTCGCGCGAACGGTGGTCGCGGTCGCTGCCGGACGTGCCGTTCCGCGCGAGCACGGTCGTCGACGATCCCGCCGACTACGCCGGGCTCCTCGCCGACGCCGGATGCGCCGTCGATGCCTGGGAGACCACGTACGTGCAGCGGCTGACCGGGGAGAACCCGGTTCTGGAGTGGATCACCGGCACCGCGCTCCGCCCGGTCAAGGACGCCCTCTCGGCGCCGGAGTGGGACCTGTTCCGCGAAGAACTCGCCCCGCTCCTCGACGAGGCGTACCCCCGGCGACCGGACGGCAGCACGTTCTTCCCGTTCCGGCGCATCTTCGTGGTCGCCCAGGTGCAGTGA
- a CDS encoding TAXI family TRAP transporter solute-binding subunit, which translates to MITRRALLRGVVAAGATAATGSVLAACSDSGRDPLRLAAGEEGGFFWEFAQLTAQAAERAALPVSIVPVRTAGSVDNLAALASGDAELALSLADAAVSALGAGAGFTAIGKVYENYMQLAVRADSGIADTSQLRGTRISLGATGSGAELTGERILEVLGLAGPGAVTRLHLSMTDAGQALRDGTVDAVLWAGGVPTPSFADLGIPLRLLDLSAELELLRERFGPRYEPVLIPPGTYGQQTSVATIGLANLLLADPAVSDSAAGALVEVLIDHAAELVPDQATGSQFLDRQSLIVTAGVPLHPGAAAAYRRHHG; encoded by the coding sequence GTGATCACCCGACGTGCACTTCTGCGCGGCGTCGTCGCCGCCGGGGCGACCGCGGCCACGGGTTCGGTGCTCGCCGCGTGCTCGGACAGCGGCCGCGATCCGCTGCGGCTCGCGGCCGGTGAGGAGGGCGGATTCTTCTGGGAGTTCGCCCAATTGACGGCCCAGGCGGCGGAGCGTGCCGCACTGCCGGTGAGCATCGTCCCGGTCCGCACCGCGGGGTCGGTGGACAATCTGGCGGCGCTGGCGTCCGGAGACGCGGAACTGGCACTGAGTCTCGCCGACGCCGCCGTATCGGCTCTGGGGGCCGGCGCCGGGTTCACCGCCATCGGCAAGGTGTACGAGAACTACATGCAACTCGCGGTGCGCGCCGATTCCGGGATCGCGGACACCTCGCAACTGAGAGGCACCCGAATCAGCTTGGGTGCCACAGGCTCCGGTGCGGAACTGACGGGCGAACGGATCCTCGAGGTGCTCGGTCTGGCGGGTCCGGGAGCCGTGACGCGTCTGCACCTGTCGATGACCGATGCGGGGCAGGCGCTGCGTGACGGCACCGTCGACGCGGTTCTGTGGGCAGGCGGAGTGCCCACCCCGTCGTTCGCGGATCTCGGGATCCCGCTGCGTCTACTCGACCTGTCCGCCGAACTGGAATTGCTGCGGGAGCGGTTCGGCCCCCGCTACGAGCCGGTGCTGATTCCGCCCGGCACGTACGGACAGCAGACGTCGGTCGCGACGATCGGTCTCGCGAACCTGCTGCTCGCCGACCCCGCCGTCTCGGACAGCGCCGCCGGCGCCCTCGTCGAGGTGCTCATCGACCACGCGGCGGAACTGGTGCCGGATCAGGCGACCGGCAGCCAGTTCCTGGACCGGCAGTCGCTGATCGTCACCGCGGGGGTGCCGCTGCATCCCGGCGCTGCCGCGGCGTACCGGAGACACCACGGCTGA
- a CDS encoding sensor histidine kinase, producing MRRRVLAVLLVFAAVAVVAFAVPLALATSAGRTQALRLSREADATHFASLAGQTQAPGSTTLLREEVARYHELYGEGVLIVDARGNLRAGAGLSPDDADVAAAITAGLRNQKQGISGSLTPWSADRVLSAVPVGTGAQVDGAVVLDVSTRAARESIRTSWLVIVAGALVALAAVTAVAIALSRWTVRPLGALTARVGALTDAVPSPRPRVRRSTGRPSDSYSGPPEVQELAKAFDTMSGAVQASGQAQRQLIADTAHQLRNPLAALHIRLDSLGPHVSETGAETYRRTGMEVDRLGGILDGLLALAVAESPADSADDETAHGGCDVGAVLADRADAWTEALAESGMDLVLREPAEPLVADFRSSHLAQVLDVLLSNAHAYAGRGSTVRIDSGRSAAGIEIRVSDDGAGVGEDEIGKLSSRFFRGSGAAQQGTGLGLSIATALVEGGGGALTIAAEQPHGLRVTLTLPTVAP from the coding sequence GTGCGCCGCCGTGTGCTCGCCGTTCTGCTGGTGTTCGCGGCCGTCGCGGTGGTGGCCTTCGCCGTCCCGCTGGCGCTGGCCACCAGCGCCGGGAGAACCCAGGCTCTGCGGCTGAGCCGGGAGGCGGATGCGACGCATTTCGCCAGCCTCGCCGGACAGACCCAGGCCCCGGGAAGTACCACGCTGCTGCGGGAGGAGGTGGCCCGCTACCACGAGTTGTACGGCGAGGGCGTCCTCATCGTCGACGCACGAGGCAACCTCCGCGCGGGCGCCGGACTGTCGCCGGACGACGCCGACGTGGCCGCGGCGATCACGGCGGGACTGCGCAACCAGAAGCAGGGGATCAGCGGTTCGCTCACACCGTGGTCGGCGGACCGTGTCCTGTCGGCCGTACCCGTCGGCACCGGAGCGCAGGTGGACGGTGCCGTGGTCCTGGACGTGTCCACCCGCGCCGCACGGGAATCCATCCGGACGTCGTGGCTGGTGATCGTCGCGGGGGCGCTCGTCGCGCTGGCGGCGGTCACCGCGGTCGCGATCGCGCTGTCCCGGTGGACCGTTCGTCCGCTCGGGGCGCTCACCGCCAGGGTCGGCGCCCTCACCGACGCCGTCCCGTCGCCGCGTCCGCGGGTGCGTCGCAGCACCGGGCGGCCGTCCGACAGCTACAGCGGGCCACCGGAGGTCCAGGAACTCGCGAAGGCGTTCGACACCATGTCGGGCGCAGTCCAGGCGTCCGGTCAGGCGCAGCGGCAGCTGATCGCCGACACTGCCCATCAGCTCCGAAACCCTCTCGCGGCCCTGCACATCCGGTTGGACTCCCTCGGCCCACACGTCTCCGAAACCGGGGCCGAAACCTACCGCCGCACGGGGATGGAGGTCGATCGGCTCGGCGGGATCCTCGACGGACTGCTGGCGCTGGCCGTCGCCGAATCGCCCGCGGACTCCGCCGACGACGAGACCGCGCACGGCGGATGTGACGTCGGTGCCGTACTCGCGGACCGTGCCGACGCCTGGACGGAGGCTCTCGCGGAATCGGGGATGGACCTCGTGCTCCGGGAACCGGCCGAACCGCTGGTCGCCGACTTCCGGTCCAGTCACCTGGCGCAGGTCCTGGACGTCCTGCTCAGCAACGCGCACGCGTACGCCGGTCGAGGTTCGACGGTCCGGATCGACTCGGGACGGTCGGCCGCGGGAATCGAGATCCGGGTGAGCGACGACGGGGCCGGGGTGGGTGAGGACGAGATCGGCAAACTGTCGTCGCGTTTCTTCCGCGGGTCCGGGGCGGCGCAGCAGGGCACCGGGCTCGGGTTGTCCATCGCGACCGCGCTCGTCGAGGGCGGCGGTGGGGCGCTGACGATCGCTGCGGAGCAGCCACACGGGCTGCGGGTGACGCTGACACTTCCGACGGTGGCGCCGTGA